The Brassica oleracea var. oleracea cultivar TO1000 chromosome C6, BOL, whole genome shotgun sequence genomic interval AGAATTAGAAGAAATTCAAGGAAATAAAATAAAATCAAGAAACTATGAACCAAAATACAAGAAACAAGAAAAAATTAAAGACACACACCAAAAACAAAGAATAGCATGGGAACTGGGAAGTAAAGCACCCAAAGAGGGCGCGTTTAAAGAGGCTGGCTCATTAATCTACATTTATTTCCATGTTCATATAAGAATTCGTAGTGGTAGATAAATAAGAATAATTGAGTATAATCCATACTTGTAGTTTGCTGGGCAACCCAACTTGCATTGCTTGGTTGTTTTTTTCAATCTCATTGATCTATATTTGAGTAGACATTTGTGCAGTATCATACGGTTATCTTGAATATGAGTAGGTTTGGAAGCGGTTTAGGCGGTGTTATCATATACTAACATTTAATTTCACAAAATCATAAATTCTTTTCAAAATGGAGCCGACAAGTATATAGCCAACATTTAAAAACCAAAAACATGTACAAGAGAGACACAAACGAATACGAAACCAAATCAAATGAAACAGAACAAACTAGAAAAGAAGATTTAAACCATTAAACAAAGTAAAAGAAGGTAAAAGATATTAAGGTCATGTGGCCTTAGGCTGGTGAATCCAATGAGCCGACATCTCCGCCTAGGATACCCTTTGATGTCTTCGTCGTCTCTTTGTTTGTTTTCTAGTCAAAACCTTTTATATACCTAAGCTAGGGAAGCAAAAAAAAAAGCTGAGATCTAGTTAAATTGACTAAGTGCATTATTAATGCTAAGATATTTTAAAATTATTTCACAATAATAATAATAATAATTTTATCGTAAATAAATAAATAATTAAATCCTTAACCTAGAGGAGAAAAAAGTTAAACTAAGTGAAAACATAGAGTATCTTGTGTTTTTTTATTAAGATTCTCAAATAAACATCTCTCTTTCCTTTTCTATTTTACTAATACCATTGATAAAAATGATCTTAGGTTTATGCATTGCATGTACATAAAGTTTGTACATATATATTATTAGACTATTATTTTTGATATTAACGGGGGATCGACGGAGATCCTTTGGAGCTAGTTCGACATGCAGAAAGTGAATGTCAAGTCTGGTTTGATGCGAACGAAGTGGTACAAACAGTGACACAAAAAAATAATAATGAGGGACCCCAAGTCATAAACTTGGGTAATATCTGCCTGCTTGATGGATCTTGGACAGCATCTGTTCATTTCAGTGGTTGCGGCTGGGCTTGGATGGACAGTAGGGAAAGCACTCAACGCACTCGAAGGTAGAAGCACTGCGGTGGGCAATGGAGAATATATTTCAACATTCAACATGCCAGAATTTTGAGACAGATTGTAAGGAGCTGATTGCAATGATAAAGGAACCTCAAGTTTGATCAAGCTTTGCGACGGAATTGGAGAGGATAGAGACGCTACTGATATGTTTCCCAGATTTCAACATCATTCATGTTTCACGAGCGCGAAATCAACTTTAGACTTTTTAGCTAAAACTTTTTATTGATTGTTCTATTCCGGTCTGGTTACCCAGACCACCTCAAGCTTGAGTAATAAAATGACCAAAAAAAGAGGACTATTTTTGATATTAACCCATTATTTTATTTTTTTAAAATAAAATAAAATACGTATCTCAATTATTTATTTGTAGAAAACAAATGTTTTGATTTTTTAATTATTTAATCATATATTCCCAACGTCTCTCTGCAACACGCACCACCAAGCGAGAGCTTCTCATTAGTGAAAACGCGCAAAACCGCGCGTTTGTTCCACTTTCCGTTGATACGACGTCGTGTTATCTTATACCGTTGACCAAATACGCATGGGTTTTGCAAATATACGTATACACAGCTCATCTCCTCCTCTCTTCTCTCTCGTTTCAGTCACAAGACGACTCACCCAACAAAGCAACTTCGCTTCACGAGCTCAAAGCTTCTCCCTCTCTCTCTCCGTCACGCATTTTCATCTGTGATTCTCGAGCTTTCTCGTTTTCCCCTTTTCAAAGAGACTTTGGTCGGTGATGGTGATTAAGAGCAGATGAAAGTCACCGGAAAGCCGTATCCGACGGCGACATTACAGGCCTTGGAGTCAGAGACGAAGCTGTTCACTAACCCTCCAGATCTCAGGGCTATACAGAGAGCTACCACAGTCACTAAACGCAGAGCAAGGAACCCGAGCTTGACACGTCAGCGAAGATCCGCCGCTCCCGGCGGGAGAAGAAGCCGGCCGGAGACTCCTCTTCTGAAATGGAAAGTCGAGGATCGGAACAGAGAGAGAGGCGGCGTTGTTGAAGAAGACGATGATTACGAGGATGAGAGAGAGACCACTTCACGGCGCAAGGATCGGAGGAAAACAACTCGGCCGGTTTCGGTTAGGAAACTCGCCGCCGGGCTATGGCGGTTGCAGGTTCCCGACGCGGTGGTTAGCGGCGGAGAGAGAAAGGTGAAAGAGGGATTAGGGTTTCAGGTAATAAATTTAATTTCTCAATGTTTTTTCTTGTTTCTCAAAACAGCTGTCTTTAGTGAAAGATCTGATGCGTGTTCTGTCTTAAAGCTCAATCTTGTTGTTGCTTTTTTTTTTTTTTTTGAAAAGATAAAATCTTGTTGTTCTGTCTTAAAAAGGTTATCTTTGGTGTTCCTTCTGCAGGGAGGTGTTCCATATCTTTATCACCACAGTGACAAACCTTCTGGTGGCTCAAAGAACAGGATAAGGCAGAACCCTAGCACCATCGCGACTACAAAGAATGGATTCTTGTGTACGGTGTGTTGTTGTTCATCCTCTCAATCTTTCTAAGTATTATCTAAATGATTAGATATATCATATATGTAACTGTTACCGTGTATATACGCATGGAACTCTATACATTTTTTCCTGGCTGCAAAAATGAACAAAAAAAAAAACTTAAAAATGAGATTGAGATTATGAAAACTCAAAAACTTAAATACTTCAATGGAGCTTTGGTCAGTCTTAGCTTTTTGGGCAATGGGCATGATGAAAACTATTGAATTCTTAATATAACTGAATATATGCATATAACTCTATACATTTACTCTGTTCAGGACAGATTTATAGGACTTGAAACAGTTAGTGACTAGAGGCTAAATGATTAATACACATATTTTTTAATCAATTGTGGAGCTGAGTTATGTATACATATTAGCCACTTATATTTAGAGGCCAAATAGATTATTTCATCTAGCTATGTCCAGATCCTATTTGGCTTTTCTTGTTTGAGTCCTTAAGTTTCCTTTATTGTTTTGATTTCTTGACCTCACGTCTGTTGTTTTTCTTTGTCAGCTCGAGCCTTCAATGCCATTTCCACACTCGGCTATGGAAGGGGCGACGAAATGGGATCCTGTCTGCATGGACACAACGGACGAAGTACACCAAATCTACAGCAACATGAAGCGCATTGACCAACAAGTGAACGCCGTATCATTAGTCACTTCCCTCGAAGCAGAGCTGGAGGAAGCACACGCCCGCATCGACGAACTCGAGAGCGAGAAGCGTTCCCACAAGAAGAAGCTCGAGCAGTTCCTGAGGAAAGTCAGCGAGGAGAGAGCCGCGTGGAGGAGCAGAGAGCACGAGAAGGTCCGAGCGATCATCGACGACATGAAATCCGACATGAACAGAGAAAAAAAGACACGTCAGAGATTAGAGATCGTGAATCATAAACTAGTCAACGAGCTCGCAGACTCCAAGGTAGCTGCAAAGCGTTACATGCAGGACTTCGAAAAGGAAAGAAAAACTAGAGAATTGATCGAGGAGGTCTGCGATGAGCTCGCTAAGGAGATAGGAGAAGACAAAGCTGAGATCGAAGCCTTGAAGAGAGAGTCAATGTCCCTGAGAGAAGAAGTAGACGACGAGAGAAGGATGCTGCAGATGGCTGAGGTCTGGCGCGAGGAGCGTGTTCAGATGAAGCTTATTGATGCTAAAGTAGCGTTAGAGGAAAAGTACTCGCAGATGAACAAGCTTGTAGCGGGTTTGGAGTCTTTCCTTAAGACAAGAGACGTTGTTATTACAGATGTGAAGGAGGTGAGAGAGGCGGAGGTGTTGAGAGAGAGCGCTGCTTCTGTTGACATCCAAGAGATCAAGGAGTTTGCATACGAGCCTGCGAATCCTGACGATATCTTCGCTATGCTGGAAGAGATGAATCTCGGTGAAGGTCATGATGACAAAGAGATGGAGAAGAAGCCTGTTGCTTACACTCACCAGAATGAAGAAGATGATAGCGGTTGGGAGACGGTGAGCCACGTGGAAGAGCAAGGGTCTAGCTACTCACCAGATGGAAGCATACCTTCAGTGAACAATCACAATCACCGAGAGAGCAATGCCTCAAGTTGTGGTGGTGGGACAGATTTTTTAGGGAAAGGATGGGAGGAGACTCCAACTACAGAGATAAGCGAAGTGTGTTCTGTTCCAAGACGGTCATCATCCAAAAAGGTTTCATCAATAGCTAAACTCTGGAGATCATCAGGTGCAAGCAACAACGGAGATAATAACAGCTTCAAGGTGATATCAATGGAAGGAAGGAAGTCAAGCGTTGGAATGGTTTCATCACCGGAGAGAGGCTCAAGCAAAGGAGGGTTTAGCCCAATGATGGATTTGGTTGGACAGTGGAGCTCTTCACCGGAATCTGCAAGCCATCCTCATGTGAACCGAGGAGGGATGAAAGGTTGCATAGAGTGGCCTAGAGGTGCAGCACAGAAGCATAGTTTGAAGGCAAAACTCATTGAAGCTCGGATCGAAAGCCAGAAGGTTCAGTTGAAGCATGTCCTTAAGCAGAAGATTTAGATGACACAACCAGTAAGAGTGGTTTATCTGATGATCTCTCACCGGGGCTGTGATTCTGTATGAAGTAATAAAATGCTCCGGTGAAGCAGTCAGGAGAAGCCAGCAAGACCGGAGTTTTAGATTTATGCATGTCGTTTTGGTCATTAGCAATTAAGCAAAACTGTTGTACTATAATATTTGTTATCTCGTCATTATGGAAGATAAAACCTTTTAGCAGAGTAAGAGAAGGCTATTGTTTCTTAGAAACATACTACTTGATGGTGATAAGTATGATAAATTGTAGTATAAGACATGTAGTTTCTTTAATTAATGTTATTCAATTAATTATATGTATTAGTTTTAACAATTTTGAAGAACCAAAATTTAAATAATAATATTATATTTAGTTTCCTACAAATATGCAAAGGTGCAAGTTCTAGCATTTTATGTTATAGATTAAAATGTCACTGTTTTTCCATTAACAAAGTTATAAAATTTGATGCAGATTCAATCTGTACCACTATAATTATAATTATTCTGTATTTTTTTTTTTGAACAATGATTATGTTCCTTTTATTTTCTAAAAATATGCTATCTTTTAACCCTTTATGGTAGAGATTTGAAAATGACAATGATTTTTTTTAAATTAGTTACTAATTTTATTACATATTCAAATCTCCAGCTTAATAGTTGTAACTCTGCTGGTGTTATTTTCTAAAAAATGTTACAATTTAATATAATTAAAAGAAATATTATGTGTTTTGGTGGTAAAAAAAAGAAGAACAATTCTGATGTCCCTGCAGTAAAAGGCTAAAAGCTGCTCTGACTCAACATGTGTGGAATGTTTTTATTTTGAACCAAAGAGAAAATGAATGACAAATATGTCCAAATTTTCATGACATTATTGGTGAGACAACAATGATGCTCCCCTTGAAGAGAGGATACATCTAAAGGAAGAAAACAACATAATATGAATTGTACAACAGACAGAATTTGAATTTGTTGACAAGATAAAATTAAAATCAATCATTCCCTTAATGGTATTCTTGGAAGTTGACATGACCAGTTGCTTGAGCATGCTCCACAGCTTCCTGTTTCAGTTAATATATTTCATCAGTTCGAGCTCTATTGATCTACGAAGTACAGATAATAAAAGCAAATGACCTTTTGTCCAATAACTCCAATTTGGCAAACACCACAACGCAGAGTGAAGTTTGCAGTATCTGTGTAACTCCTTTTCCTGAAACAGATGATAAACAAAACTCAAAGGGCTTACTCTTGTTTCCATAAGCCACATTTTAACAACACAATAACTAACACCTTATCTAGTATTACCTTTGTTGGTCCTTAACTAGATTTAGAACAAGCCCTTCAATGGAACCAATGGATCTATCTTTACCAACCGGAAATATAGTCATATCAAAGTCTTCCTCAGCATCTTCAAATGGAGACAACTAAAAAAAAAATTGCAAGAAGTAAAATACTTAAGCTACCAGTTTGATTATCAAGTTACCTTCTTTCAAATGAGTATATCAAACTTACAGCGAGGGCATCATAGTGAAGACCGTCATAGATCAGCATAACTCTTTCGCTGTAGTTTTTGGTCTGCAAAATAGAGTAATAACTACTGTTTAATACTTAAATCTTTGCAGAATTTGAATGTTTGAGAGTTAGATGATACCTGTCCATACAAGTCACATCGACTGGTCTGAATGTCATAAGCTCCAATCTCTCGACCATAATAATCTGCTAATATCGAAAGCTCAATCGCACCTACCACAAAAAACAAAAACGAAAATGGCAAGACACTCTTATCAATACATGAAACTTTGTAAGCATCATCAACCAAAGAGATATTTTAAGGCAAATGAGATTACCTCCCCACTTCTCTGGATTGAGAATCCAAGCACAGTATTCTTCATTAGGCTTCCCTAGAAATGCTTCGTTATATTTCTCCTTGTCGCTTGCAACTGCTGCAGCTATCACCTAAGCATAACAGCACCAAGCTTATGTCTTATTTTCGAGAAATTACCAAAGCTGGTTGCTTCAAAGTTCAAATACTCAATTCATGTGGAAACATCATTAGTCTACCCTATGTTACTATGTATTACTACGTTTCAATTGTTTTCAAGTGAGCATAAACACTGAATGCAGCTAAAACTAAGCTTTAGATACCATAAGGAAGCGGATAAATACAAACTCAAAAGAAGAAGCTAAACATTAAATAGATGAAAGAAGCTAAAACAGAAGAAGAAAACCTGTCTTAGCTCAGGAGCTTTCTTCTTGTCCTTGTCCATAACATAACTGTAAAAAAAAAAAAAGAATCCTCAGAAAATAAACAAAAGCTTCAAAACATTCTCTTATTGACTAAAAAAGAAGCTTATTATTATTACCCGATTGCGTTGAAGAGACAACTGTTGTCAGATGGTATAACTCTCCTCACAATGATTCCTTCCATGATAACAATCTCAAACTAGCAAGAACAGCCTATACTCGCATTCCAAACAAAAAAAACAAAAAACGCAATTAGTCAAGAATCTAATAAACTCCATAGCCGTTTCATTTAACCAAGAACCATATCAAACAGAGAAAAATTCGTTTACTCAGGGAAGATAACAAAACTTGAAAACGAGCTAAAATGGAGAGTCTTGATTCGATCTAATATATCACCAAACCAAATTATTATGGATCAAGAAACACAGATTCGGAATAGCAAACAACTTTTCAATCAGATGGAGAAATGAAGATGTAAAGTTTGGTTTTTTATGAATTACCCAGATGAGAATGAACACCAAACACGACTTAAGCAAACAACTTTCAATCAGAAACTTGTTGTTGGATCCATCTACCTAACACAGAAGGCATAAACACGTGTGTGAAAGAATGAAAGTTAGATAAGAAAGGAGGACTCACCGTTGGGGGCAGAGAGATAGAGAGAGATCTGATTCTGGGAAATTGAGAAATATACAATTAGATTTTTATGGTGGGTTGCCGCTTTTGCTCATTAGATTACTTTGCTTCGTTACGTAAAGACAACCCCAGAAACCAAGAAAAGAACCATTTTTATTTCATTTTTCTTTCTTTTTGGTTCGTAATTTTCTTCTCTAAATTTCTTTTTTTTTCAGATGGTTGATGATAAAAACTTATCTCTTTATTTGTGATTTTGTTTTATTAAATTTATAACATTTTGTTTCTTCTTCATATTTTACTCTTTTTGCTGCTACCAAATCGCGAATATAAATAAAATAAAACAAGACGTTAAGCTATTCAATTCCACCATTCAAAAATTTAAGAATAAATAAACAAAACAATAAATTTTACAGTTTCTTTACCATTCAATAAATTTCTACCGAATGTAAACTGCATCTTGAACTTTTATTTTCATAAATTTCAATTTTATATTAAATTTTTTTATCCGTTTCCATTTATTTTTTGTTTTATGCGGCTCAATAAACCACAATGAATTATGAAACAACTTTCACTATTTCCAAAAAAAAAAAAAAAAAAAATATAGTTCTTTCAAGTTTCACTTCCTTCCCCTTTCGGGTCTGGATGCAACAACATTAGACTGCCACATGACTGTGAGGGGCAGAGAAACGAGCATCCCAAAAAGAAGATAGGCTGACATCAAGGTAAATATAGCCAAACCTGCTCATAAAGTATATGGAACGCTTGCTTTACTGGTAAATTTACATCCAATGCAATAACCTGTAAAGATTTCCCATCACCTTAGACAATTTCCTACTAAGATAGATGAAGACAAAAGTCATCAAACAATAAGAAAATGAAGAAACCAGACGATTTCCTTTAATTTTTGGATCCATTCGCAGTGTGTTTCAATTTGCAATTTGCAATTTGGCATCGGACCTACCAAGAAAGATCTTTCTAGTGGTATCAAACTTCGTATTTTACCCTTTTATTCATATATATTAAAAACCAATGATAAGAGATTTGATTTATGGAGTTCTGTTCCCAACAGAATCAGTATTGTTTTATATTAGT includes:
- the LOC106300391 gene encoding uncharacterized protein LOC106300391 translates to MKVTGKPYPTATLQALESETKLFTNPPDLRAIQRATTVTKRRARNPSLTRQRRSAAPGGRRSRPETPLLKWKVEDRNRERGGVVEEDDDYEDERETTSRRKDRRKTTRPVSVRKLAAGLWRLQVPDAVVSGGERKVKEGLGFQGGVPYLYHHSDKPSGGSKNRIRQNPSTIATTKNGFLCTLEPSMPFPHSAMEGATKWDPVCMDTTDEVHQIYSNMKRIDQQVNAVSLVTSLEAELEEAHARIDELESEKRSHKKKLEQFLRKVSEERAAWRSREHEKVRAIIDDMKSDMNREKKTRQRLEIVNHKLVNELADSKVAAKRYMQDFEKERKTRELIEEVCDELAKEIGEDKAEIEALKRESMSLREEVDDERRMLQMAEVWREERVQMKLIDAKVALEEKYSQMNKLVAGLESFLKTRDVVITDVKEVREAEVLRESAASVDIQEIKEFAYEPANPDDIFAMLEEMNLGEGHDDKEMEKKPVAYTHQNEEDDSGWETVSHVEEQGSSYSPDGSIPSVNNHNHRESNASSCGGGTDFLGKGWEETPTTEISEVCSVPRRSSSKKVSSIAKLWRSSGASNNGDNNSFKVISMEGRKSSVGMVSSPERGSSKGGFSPMMDLVGQWSSSPESASHPHVNRGGMKGCIEWPRGAAQKHSLKAKLIEARIESQKVQLKHVLKQKI
- the LOC106298398 gene encoding ubiquitin thioesterase OTU1, with the translated sequence MEGIIVRRVIPSDNSCLFNAIGYVMDKDKKKAPELRQVIAAAVASDKEKYNEAFLGKPNEEYCAWILNPEKWGGAIELSILADYYGREIGAYDIQTSRCDLYGQTKNYSERVMLIYDGLHYDALALSPFEDAEEDFDMTIFPVGKDRSIGSIEGLVLNLVKDQQRKRSYTDTANFTLRCGVCQIGVIGQKEAVEHAQATGHVNFQEYH